One Setaria italica strain Yugu1 chromosome II, Setaria_italica_v2.0, whole genome shotgun sequence DNA segment encodes these proteins:
- the LOC101781668 gene encoding dormancy-associated protein homolog 3 isoform X1 — protein MGLLDQLWDDTVAGPRPDSGLGKLRKYASFSPSSSSSVSAAAASPPAAEGASRAVPVPPVTRSITMLRPSALSVATSPRSESSSAPSSPASGAPDSPFGAATTPKGEGWKKLRRKGRMAAADGADTPGTPRSPTVYDWCVPQLASKQLRSTSI, from the exons ATGGGTCTCCTGGACCAGCTTTGGGACGACACGGTGGCCGGGCCTCGCCCGGACTCCGGCCTCGGCAAGCTCCGGAAGTACGCCTCCttctcgccctcctcctcctcctcggtgtcCGCGGctgcggcctcgccgccggccgctgagGGGGCGAGCCGCGCCGTGCCCGTGCCTCCCGTGACGCGCAGCATCACCATGCTCCGCCCCTCGGCGCTGTCCGTCGCCACGTCGCCGCGCAGCGAGTCCAGCTCCGCGCCGTCTTCGCCGGCCAGCGGCGCCCCGGACTCGCCCTTCGGCGCAG CCACGACGCCCAAGGGAGAGGGCTGGAAGAAGCTGCGCCGGAAAGGCAggatggccgccgccgacggcgccgacACCCCCGGCACGCCGAGGAGCCCCACCGTCTACGACTGGTGCGTGCCTCAACTTGCCTCCAAACAGCTACGAAGTACTAGTATCTAA
- the LOC101781668 gene encoding dormancy-associated protein homolog 3 isoform X3, with protein sequence MGLLDQLWDDTVAGPRPDSGLGKLRKYASFSPSSSSSVSAAAASPPAAEGASRAVPVPPVTRSITMLRPSALSVATSPRSESSSAPSSPASGAPDSPFGAATTPKGEGWKKLRRKGRMAAADGADTPGTPRSPTVYDWYNMAKK encoded by the exons ATGGGTCTCCTGGACCAGCTTTGGGACGACACGGTGGCCGGGCCTCGCCCGGACTCCGGCCTCGGCAAGCTCCGGAAGTACGCCTCCttctcgccctcctcctcctcctcggtgtcCGCGGctgcggcctcgccgccggccgctgagGGGGCGAGCCGCGCCGTGCCCGTGCCTCCCGTGACGCGCAGCATCACCATGCTCCGCCCCTCGGCGCTGTCCGTCGCCACGTCGCCGCGCAGCGAGTCCAGCTCCGCGCCGTCTTCGCCGGCCAGCGGCGCCCCGGACTCGCCCTTCGGCGCAG CCACGACGCCCAAGGGAGAGGGCTGGAAGAAGCTGCGCCGGAAAGGCAggatggccgccgccgacggcgccgacACCCCCGGCACGCCGAGGAGCCCCACCGTCTACGACTG GTACAACATGGCAAAGAAATGA
- the LOC101781668 gene encoding dormancy-associated protein homolog 3 isoform X4, translating to MGLLDQLWDDTVAGPRPDSGLGKLRKYASFSPSSSSSVSAAAASPPAAEGASRAVPVPPVTRSITMLRPSALSVATSPRSESSSAPSSPASGAPDSPFGAATTPKGEGWKKLRRKGRMAAADGADTPGTPRSPTVYDC from the exons ATGGGTCTCCTGGACCAGCTTTGGGACGACACGGTGGCCGGGCCTCGCCCGGACTCCGGCCTCGGCAAGCTCCGGAAGTACGCCTCCttctcgccctcctcctcctcctcggtgtcCGCGGctgcggcctcgccgccggccgctgagGGGGCGAGCCGCGCCGTGCCCGTGCCTCCCGTGACGCGCAGCATCACCATGCTCCGCCCCTCGGCGCTGTCCGTCGCCACGTCGCCGCGCAGCGAGTCCAGCTCCGCGCCGTCTTCGCCGGCCAGCGGCGCCCCGGACTCGCCCTTCGGCGCAG CCACGACGCCCAAGGGAGAGGGCTGGAAGAAGCTGCGCCGGAAAGGCAggatggccgccgccgacggcgccgacACCCCCGGCACGCCGAGGAGCCCCACCGTCTACGACTG CTAG
- the LOC101781668 gene encoding dormancy-associated protein homolog 3 isoform X2, translating to MGLLDQLWDDTVAGPRPDSGLGKLRKYASFSPSSSSSVSAAAASPPAAEGASRAVPVPPVTRSITMLRPSALSVATSPRSESSSAPSSPASGAPDSPFGAATTPKGEGWKKLRRKGRMAAADGADTPGTPRSPTVYDWVVISSLDR from the exons ATGGGTCTCCTGGACCAGCTTTGGGACGACACGGTGGCCGGGCCTCGCCCGGACTCCGGCCTCGGCAAGCTCCGGAAGTACGCCTCCttctcgccctcctcctcctcctcggtgtcCGCGGctgcggcctcgccgccggccgctgagGGGGCGAGCCGCGCCGTGCCCGTGCCTCCCGTGACGCGCAGCATCACCATGCTCCGCCCCTCGGCGCTGTCCGTCGCCACGTCGCCGCGCAGCGAGTCCAGCTCCGCGCCGTCTTCGCCGGCCAGCGGCGCCCCGGACTCGCCCTTCGGCGCAG CCACGACGCCCAAGGGAGAGGGCTGGAAGAAGCTGCGCCGGAAAGGCAggatggccgccgccgacggcgccgacACCCCCGGCACGCCGAGGAGCCCCACCGTCTACGACTG GGTGGTGATCAGCTCGCTGGACCGGTGA
- the LOC101781010 gene encoding 2-oxoglutarate-Fe(II) type oxidoreductase has protein sequence MAGAGRRLDLPVVDLASPDLRAAATSIRQACVEYGFFYVVNHGIERALMERVLAESRKFFERPVEEKMALRKNSSHRGYTAPYSEKVDDNPDSRGDSKETFYIGPEEDDDSHNNVNQWPSEECFPSWRKTMMSYHANALVTGKRILSLIALSLDLDAEFFQKNGAFEIPTAVLRLLHYAGNVNASDDRNIGAAAHSDYGMLTLLATDGTPGLQICREKDRHPQLWEDVHHINGSLIVNIGDLLERWTNCVFRSTLHRVVPVGKERYSVAFFIDPSPNLVIQCMESCCNEAYPPRFPPIKSGDYLEERLSSTYKLATA, from the exons ATGGCCGGCGCCGGTCGCCGCCTGGACCTCCCCGTGGTGGACCTCGCGTCCCccgacctccgcgccgccgccacgtccaTCCGCCAG GCGTGCGTGGAGTACGGCTTCTTCTACGTGGTCAACCACGGGATCGAGCGCGCCCTGATGGAGCGGGTGCTCGCCGAGAGCCGCAAGTTCTTCGAGCGCCCCGTGGAGGAGAAGATGGCGCTGCGGAAGAACAGCAGCCACCGGGGATACACCGCGCCCTACTCCGAGAAGGTCGACGACAACCCCGACTCCCGAG GAGACTCCAAGGAGACTTTCTACATTGGGCCTGAAGAGGACGATGATTCACATAACAATGTTAATCAATGGCCTTCTGAAG AATGTTTTCCATCTTGGAGAAAGACAATGATGTCATACCATGCAAATGCACT GGTTACTGGCAAAAGAATATTGTCTCTTATTGCTTTGAGTTTGGACCTTGATGctgaattctttcaaaagaATGGTGCTTTTGAAATCCCAACAGCAGTTCTTCGATTATTACACTATGCAG GTAACGTAAATGCTTCTGATGATCGAAATATTGGTGCAGCAGCTCATTCAGATTATGGAATGCTGACCCTTTTAGCAACAGATGGTACACCTGGCCTGCAG ATATGCAGAGAGAAAGATAGGCATCCTCAGCTTTGGGAAGATGTTCACCACATTAATGG GTCCCTTATTGTTAATATTGGTGATCTGTTGGAAAGGTGGACTAATTGTGTATTCAG ATCTACATTGCATCGTGTTGTCCCTGTTGGCAAAGAGCGATATTCT GTTGCTTTCTTCATTGATCCAAGCCCAAATTTAGTGATCCAATGCATGGAGAGTTGTTGCAATGAGGCATATCCACCAAG GTTTCCACCTATCAAGAGTGGCGACTATTTGGAAGAGAGATTGAGTTCTACGTATAAATTGGCGACTGCCTAA
- the LOC101780608 gene encoding uncharacterized protein LOC101780608: MLSRLPRAGLQALNRARPGQNSVPSRSHEVEAISTYMIRAGRNLFCSSTNATTGDSNNKLEARISVTFVDKDGEEKLVKVPIGMSMLEAAHENDIELEGACEGSLACSTCHVIVTDVNYYNKMEDPVDEENDMLDLAFGLTETSRLGCQVIASPELDGIRLALPAATRNFAVDEYVAKSH; the protein is encoded by the exons ATGCTGTCGAGGCTCCCTCGCGCCGGCCTCCAGGCCCTGAACCGGGCGAGACCAG GTCAAAATTCAGTTCCTTCAAGGAGCCATGAAGTAGAGGCAATTAGCACTTATATGATCCGTGCG GGGAGGAATTTATTCTGTTCTTCCACAAACGCTACAACAGGTGACAGTAACAACAAACTGGAAGCTAG AATATCTGTGACTTTTGTCGATAAGGATGGTGAGGAAAAGCTCGTTAAAGTTCCTATTGGAATGTCAATGCTAGAGGCTGCCCATGAGAATGATATAGAACTTGAAG GAGCATGTGAGGGCTCTCTTGCATGTTCAACATGCCATGTGATCGTAACG GATGTAAACTACTACAACAAAATGGAAGATCCTGTGGATGAAGAAAATGATATGCTGGACCTTGCTTTTGGGCTTACAGAGAC ATCTCGGCTTGGTTGCCAAGTAATTGCAAGCCCTGAGCTTGATGGCATACGCTTGGCACTGCCAGCAGCAACCAGAAATTTTGCTGTTGATGAGTATGTTGCAAAATCACACTGA